The genomic DNA GCTCATCCGTTGGACAGTCCTGCGGACTAGCGCTCGGGTGACAGACAGGTGATACATTCGGCACACGCTCAAAATTCAGCGGCTTAATCTCCTCAACGAAGCTGCATCGCGATTGACGCATACGACAAGATAGTTTGTGCCGTAATCGGGGCTGCGCAATGCACAAtgtcggtgcgcacgcaaCCGTCGGGCCATCGGCCTCTTCGGAGATCCACACGCCCTGGCGGAAACTCTTGTGGAGGCGGCAGCCGTACCCGGACAATTATGTCGACGCGTCCTTCCTGAGCCAGCTGCGGACGAACGGTAGGTGTGGGTCGTGGCACTGACGCAGCGACGGCTGCGTTTCCTTCCTATGCGACCATTGCTCtgtcgtcgctcggcatcgtccAGCAACTGAGCTCGGTGCTCTTGTTCGTCGCCCTCTTTGTGCacctgcacctcggcacactctcggcgcaggcgctggtcgcCGGCAGCCTCGGCGTGACGCTCGTCCTGGGGTGCATCAGTCTCAAGGCGCACCCGCTGTCGAAAGACCAGCCGTCTCTGCTGCGCAGCCTGCCGAGcctcgcggtgctcgcgctgaCATTGCACGCCCTCTCGCCggtcctgcgcacgctcagcgaggcgacgacgagcgacAGCATCTGGGCGTTTTCTGCGATGCTCTTTGGCTGCCACTGGGCGCTGGCCGACTACTCGATGCAACCCACGACCCGCCCGCTGCTCTCCTCGACGCTGAGCCTGAACCTGGCCatgtgcgcgagcgtcgtgctgTCCAGCCGGCTTTCTTCCGATGTGGACGTgtttgcgctgctgctggccgcgctgcagctcttTGCGATTTACCCCCTCCTGCGCCAACGTATCTACCTCGCCTTTGGCGCGATGCAGcacagcggcgcagcgataccccgcgccgccgttcCGTGCACGATGGTGCTCGTAGCGGCGAGCCTCTATGCCATGCTGCCGCTCAGtcgcgtcgtcgcggtcgTGCTGATGCCTGGCAGCCTTGTATTTTTAATGGTGCTATGCCCCCTATGGATGCGGCGTGCCCAGCGCTGGAAGCACGAGATGCGGGGGCCGTGGGACGAGGCGGTGTTAGCGCcggccgtcgacggcctTGTCGGCGATGCATCGAGCCCATTTGATGGGGCGCAGCCTCcacttgcgcagcgcatgtGATTAGTTTGTGCCAAGCCGCGTGAtaacgccgcgccgctttAATAATCCCAGGCTGAAGCGGTGCAGCGGAACCGTACGAGTTTAGCCTAGATTAACGTTCCTAGGTTTGTCCTCTTGTTGCACCTCCAGCATGGATTCCGAGCGGGGCCATAGTGTCTTCAGCTCGAGTCCCTCCATTACCGTCGCTTCAGATAACACGGCATCAGAGCGCTCCCATGAAAAGGGGATGGACAAAATCGATCTGGGGAGTCCCATGCCCCCGACGCCCCAGCGGTCCGAGACGGCCACTTCCGAGTCTCGGCACCACTTTTTCCACCCGGGGTCGATCCTTCCCAAGGTCGGCACGACCTTGATGCACCCGCGGCTCCCCCGGATCTTTCCTTCGGTGGATTTTCCCAACCAGGGCCACGGGTGCCGCTCCGAGTTTAACCAAACTGCCCCGCTGTGGGTGTGCCAGCCGCTAAAGGCCGTGTACACGGTATTCTTCATCTTGGTAACTGCGTTCGTTTACCTGCCGTGGCAGGCGCTCTGGAATATCCCCCGGAgctgccgcggccgacCGGCCTGGTCCTGGTCGCGGTCCATGACCGTTCTTTTTCTGCGCCGATGTGTGACCTACATTTGCAACACGCGTGTCGTTCTGACCAAGACACCGCCCAAAAAGGAACCCAAGCTGAAGCACAGCGAGTTTACGTGGCTCGAGCCGGAGGCGTATCTAacgccgtgcggcgccagcgAGAGCCTGGAAAAGAGCCCCGACTttcgcggcgagctcgcgcgtgcgatGCAGGTGCaaggcgtcggcgcgaaAAAGATCTGCGGATACTGGTACTTTGCGCAAGGCAGCCAGCTGCACGCCAGCACGCCGGCACGCAAGGACGAACAGGTGCTTTACTACCTGCACGGCGGTGCCTACTGGATGGGCAGCGGCCACGAAGGCGGCCCGACCGGCAACCTCGCCAAGAAGTTTTtcgcgtgcctcgccgggcacgccgcgccggtgccggcgcgcctctttgcgctcgagtACCGCCTGTCGCAGCACACCGACTTTCAGCACGGGAGCTaccccgcggcgctcgtcgatgcgctcgtggGGTACCTGTACCTcgtgcgcgcgtgcggcttTGCCCCAGAAAATATTGTGCTGGTCGGCGACAGCTCGGGCGGCAACCTGGCCATGGCGCTCTGCCGCTACCTGCGCGACGAAGGCGTGGCCGGCGTGCCCGGCTCGCTGCTGCTCTTTTCGCCGTGGAGCGACGtgtcgcgctcgcacaGCGGCCCGGTGCAGGCCCCGAATCCCTTCTCGTCCGTGCACGAAAACAAGAAGAGCGACATTATCGACGCCTCGGTGCTCTACCGCAACACGAGCGTGATGGCGTtcctcggcaagctccCTGCGAGTGAAACCTACCTGAACCCCTACATTTCCCCCGTCTCActgcagctcgatgcgTTGTCTGGCGGCCGTCCCCCCCACTGGGGCTTTTACGGCTTCCCAAAGCGCACCTACATTGTCACTGGGAGCGCCGAGCTGAACACGGAGCAGCACGTCACGCTGGCGCACCGCCTTGCGCAAGGCACGCAGCGTGGCGTCCCGGAgtacgtcggcgaccgcaTCAGTGCCTGCGGCGATGCGGAGCAGTTCATCTGGCGCGGCAGCTACCCCCGGTCGCACCGCTGTGCCGACCGGCACCAAAACACTGACCATCACAAGATTCACGACTCCACGCCCCTTGACCCCCGCGAGGtggtcctcgacgaggtccaCGACGCGATTCATGTTTTCCCCCTCTTTTCCTGGTACGAGCCTGAGCGTAGCCAGACCATGGATCGGATCGCCAGCTGGATTGCCCACGAGGCAGTCGGCGCGACCGACACTGTACATGTATAGCATCTGTAGCGTCCGAGTGCATTTTTGTCTATGAGTGAATCCCGTGGCTCGCGTGGTTGTGcaggctgcgccgcacgtaAAAGAGCTGGTAGGCCTTGCAGCCGAGCActtgcgcgagcgtcgcgcgcgtcacCTTGTCGTCGTCAAAGCGGTACCACTGCTGCTTCCAGCGCGAAAAGTTGGTATAGTGCCCCGAGGTGAGCGTGCCCTCGTGGACGACCACGGTAAAGAGGTCGTAGAGGAACATCGTTGGGTCCTTGGGCTCCTCGCTTGTGTCGTCGTCGTGTGCCTCGACGCAGCAGTCGCGCACATCGACGACCAACGGAAACTGCACGCGGGTGTCGACCttggccgcgccgaccgtgTGCTCGTACCGCTTGAGCTGGATGCAGAGGACCGgcggcagctgcagcagcccCATCTGCTTCACCGCCTTGGCACTGTTTTGGCACTCGCTGCAGCGGTAcgacgcctcgccgagctgctcgggcgAGCAGTACCTCGCGAGGCATGCATTCAGGCTCTGTGGCTGCACCTCGGGCGTGCCCGCcagcgacgcacgcgccttCTTGTCTTTTTCCGTTTTGGAGAGCTTCTTTTTCTTTTGTGGCGCGAGGCTGTCGTCCACAAtgcggtcgcgcgcgtcgtccgagcgcacgtcgaggcTCAAGTCGAGGAAGGGCTCGCGTGTATGCGTCACCTTGCTGCACCGCAGGCACGTCACCGAGCtctgcagcacgccgcaAAAGGTGCGGTGGATCACACATGGACAGCCCGCGCCGTGGTCGAGGTTGCCTTTGCTGTCTGCTGCGCggtccgcacgctcgtaAAGCTGCGCgttcgcctcggcgccgtcgagcggaAACGGCGGCAGCTGGCCGCGCTCGTGGGCGTGCTGCGTCAGGGCGCCGTGGATGCCGTTCAAGGCGCTGATAAACATCTCGTGTGCGTCGTGCTGCCCGGTCTGCGACAGCTCGCTGGAGGAGCTGTCGACCCAGATGGCGTACAGGAACGAGGTCGGCCCGTACGGCCCTTTGTTGTCCGAGCGCGAGTAAAACTCGGCGTAGAGCTTGTCCATCTCGCACGCAAGGCAGTCTTTCCCGACGGCGCACAGCTGTGCATTGTGGCGGTCTGAGAGGAAGTagttgcgcagcagcgggTTGTGCAGGAACGACTGCAGGATCACGTTCAGAAAGCACGTCGCACCCATATTCCGCAGTCCGCGTGGCGCTGCATTAGCCAAGGTACCTACTCCGACAAAAGgacgcgaggcgcgcctcgtccgcaaACGCGTCTTTTTCGAGCAGCGTATCCAGCGCATGCTcaccggcgcggtgcaccgccgagcgcccttgctcggcgcggcgcacatgGTCGAAACGCGCGTCGTACACGACGTCGTCACACGCGGAGCAGAACAGCGTGCCATGCACCATATCGCAAGCTGCATAAGTCGCGCAACGTACCAAACGCGTGCCCCTCCTCTGCGAGGTGCAGGCCGATGTGCGACGtgccgacctcggcgccgtcgacggcaTCCGCTTTttgcgcgccggcgtccgTCACGGGGTCGCGGAAGAAGCACGCAAAATACGTGCAGCTCAGGCACACAtacggccgccgcaggTCCATATGGCACACGGCACACGTAGGGTACTCGAGCCGTGTGCGCTTCACGCTCttctcgtcctcctcgtcggtcgCATCCTGCGGCCGGATCTTGCCTTCTTGTATGTAGCGCCCGTAccgcagcgcaccggcatACCGCCGCAGCACACGCCGCATCTCGTCCGGCGTCTGAGATGCGAGGTGCTCACACCCCGCACGCTCACGgggcagcgcaagcaggcgctcgggcaCACTCCCTCGCCCTTCGCTACGCATGGTGAAAAGGTGGAGCACTATCCACGTgaggcgcacggcccgacccaggcggcgagcgcccaGCGGCGGGGGGCGTAGCTACGGGGGTGCCGCGccaggtcgagcggcagcgcaagcggcgcgccgagcggcgcagcgtacAGTGCGGCAgagagcagcgcggcagAGAGCGTGGCGTCCGTTGCATACGCACGCAGCCGGcccacgaggcgcgcggcgaggcggccctCGGCGGTCGTGTacgccgacgtgcgcaggctcgcgtactcgagcaccgcatgcacgaggcgcagcgccgtctgCGCGGGAGCCGCATCGTCAcacagcgcgtcgtcgaccgtgCCGAGGATCTGCACGgggagcgcgccgtccagCAGGCGGTCCATGCTCTCCatgtgcgcgacgcgcagcggcgcatcgaggtGCACCCCGACGACGTCCGACATGAGCTGCAGCCAGTACGCGGACCGCTCGGgggtgcgcgtcgcacgctcgctcgcgacgcgcatcgCAATCCACTGCAGaaagccgcggcgcgtgacgagcgtcgcgccgaggtATGGaatgcgcgcggcgcacgcaaaGATcgactcgaggcgcgcctggtcgcgtgcctcggcgtgcgtaTTCGCctgggcgtgcgcgagggcgCCGTCGGACAGCGCGTCGTACAGGCTTAGGAGCAGGTCCCAGACGTGGCGGCGCTGGAAGACGCGCCAGTCGgcacgcgtgcgccgccgcgcttccggcgcgctcgagtcggcgaggcgcgcgtgagccgcgagcgcgtcgtcgaggaaGCGCAGGAGCCAGCTGCGCTCGTGGTGCAGCTGgtcggacgacgagtgCAGCAGATTATAGAGGAGCGGCACGTCCGCCACGTCGAGCTTcgggcgctgcagcaggaaGCGGCAAAAGACGGGAAAGAGCGtgagctgcggcgcggcgaccgcacGCAGGCAGTGCGCGACAAAGAGCGTCGCCATCGTCGGCAGCCACGGCACCTCTTCGTAGCGCCCGGTGATtgacgtcggcggcggcggcggaatcacgtcgcgcacgcggtcgaggatcaggaggacgaggtcgcgctcgcggaaCGTCGCTTGGCCGATGCTCGCATACACCTTGCCCAGCAGGCCaagcgcaaagaggcgcagcggcgcacggtgTGCAGAGAGCGCACACaccacgacgccgatcgcgccggtgcgcagcaccgcgagcCACTCGAGGCCGGTCAAGTGGCTCtcgcccgcctcgcgctcgagcatcgcACCCCCGACCAGGTTCAGCACGAGCCAGGGATCGTAGGCGCTCGCatcgcccgccgccgccttggcACGCCGGGGGAACTGGACAcaggcggcgtgcgt from Malassezia japonica chromosome 1, complete sequence includes the following:
- the GPI2 gene encoding D-stereospecific aminopeptidase (TransMembrane:7 (i56-82o88-109i121-142o154-173i180-201o207-224i245-273o); COG:I; EggNog:ENOG503NZ4F), with product MHNVGAHATVGPSASSEIHTPWRKLLWRRQPYPDNYVDASFLSQLRTNATAAFPSYATIALSSLGIVQQLSSVLLFVALFVHLHLGTLSAQALVAGSLGVTLVLGCISLKAHPLSKDQPSLLRSLPSLAVLALTLHALSPVLRTLSEATTSDSIWAFSAMLFGCHWALADYSMQPTTRPLLSSTLSLNLAMCASVVLSSRLSSDVDVFALLLAALQLFAIYPLLRQRIYLAFGAMQHSGAAIPRAAVPCTMVLVAASLYAMLPLSRVVAVVLMPGSLRWKHEMRGPWDEAVLAPAVDGLVGDASSPFDGAQPPLAQRM
- a CDS encoding uncharacterized protein (TransMembrane:1 (i72-89o); COG:I; EggNog:ENOG503PAIG; CAZy:CE10) is translated as MPPTPQRSETATSESRHHFFHPGSILPKVGTTLMHPRLPRIFPSVDFPNQGHGCRSEFNQTAPLWVCQPLKAVYTVFFILVTAFVYLPWQALWNIPRSCRGRPAWSWSRSMTVLFLRRCVTYICNTRVVLTKTPPKKEPKLKHSEFTWLEPEAYLTPCGASESLEKSPDFRGELARAMQVQGVGAKKICGYWYFAQGSQLHASTPARKDEQVLYYLHGGAYWMGSGHEGGPTGNLAKKFFACLAGHAAPVPARLFALEYRLSQHTDFQHGSYPAALVDALVGYLYLVRACGFAPENIVLVGDSSGGNLAMALCRYLRDEGVAGVPGSLLLFSPWSDVSRSHSGPVQAPNPFSSVHENKKSDIIDASVLYRNTSVMAFLGKLPASETYLNPYISPVSLQLDALSGGRPPHWGFYGFPKRTYIVTGSAELNTEQHVTLAHRLAQGTQRGVPEYVGDRISACGDAEQFIWRGSYPRSHRCADRHQNTDHHKIHDSTPLDPREVVLDEVHDAIHVFPLFSWYEPERSQTMDRIASWIAHEAVGATDTVHV